The following are from one region of the Thermococcus sp. genome:
- a CDS encoding DHH family phosphoesterase yields the protein MVVKDCPECHGTGKIKAGEKECPVCEGWGYVPADFKVGDKLKGYRNLDYLGVEDEVDEIPCPECHGKGVVPVYDTCPTCGGTGRVLACDICGKVKEPWEPGMETTWVCSECMRKYKVVYVLDKTCDLEDVEVGNVYKGTIDRVERFGIFVRLNPHVRGLVRRKDLLGGREYKPGEEILVQVLDVRPDKGEVDFIESALKHYKEVTVRKELPVTPIGELSKDMAGQTVRLRGKVTQIQVTGGPTVFTITDGTGITWAAAFEAPGVRAYPNINVGDVVEIIGKVAFHAGEIQIETSDMARLWGPEAAEVKKRIEEELDRKAQPRDVGFLVESEVLEALKPKIMKAAFMIRRAIYEGRPILLRHHADADGYTSGLALEYAIVPLIEQVSPDSGARWKLFKRRPSRAPFYELEDVLKDIIFMVEDHEKFGDPLPLLVIVDNGGTSEDIPAYRRIRAYGVPIVVIDHHDPREWVSEDRAKVDDYVDVHVNPHHIKRGYYELTAGMLATEVARFINPEVEDRIKHLPAIAGTGDRSKAPEFYQYLEIAKKAKGLDEEDLKKIAEVIDHEAYFWKFMDGHGIIDEILLLTGNLQRHRELINAIYPEVKEKQEKALRASLPHVKSVVLPNGIRFNTIDIELFAPKFSYPSPGKLSGLIHDHFKEKYGEDAPILTLAYGPDFAVVRAADGMAAYGFDLNEIIPKLQETLPSAGIEGGGHSYAGSIKFFEGMRKEVLEEFAKQVVRLKKA from the coding sequence ATGGTGGTTAAGGACTGTCCCGAGTGCCATGGAACCGGGAAAATCAAGGCCGGCGAGAAGGAATGCCCCGTCTGCGAGGGGTGGGGATATGTTCCCGCTGATTTCAAAGTGGGGGACAAGCTGAAGGGTTACAGGAACCTTGACTACCTCGGTGTCGAGGACGAGGTGGACGAGATACCCTGTCCCGAGTGCCACGGAAAGGGCGTCGTTCCGGTTTACGATACGTGTCCGACCTGTGGGGGTACCGGAAGGGTTCTTGCCTGTGACATCTGCGGCAAGGTCAAAGAGCCCTGGGAGCCCGGCATGGAGACAACGTGGGTCTGCTCGGAATGCATGAGGAAGTACAAGGTGGTCTATGTTCTGGATAAGACCTGTGACCTGGAGGACGTGGAGGTCGGCAACGTCTACAAAGGAACCATCGACAGGGTGGAGCGCTTCGGAATCTTCGTCAGGCTAAACCCGCACGTTAGGGGCCTCGTAAGGCGGAAAGACCTCCTTGGTGGTAGGGAGTACAAGCCCGGCGAGGAGATTCTCGTTCAGGTTCTCGACGTCCGCCCCGACAAGGGCGAAGTGGACTTCATCGAGTCGGCTCTCAAGCACTACAAGGAGGTGACTGTGAGGAAGGAGCTTCCGGTTACTCCAATCGGCGAGCTCAGCAAGGACATGGCCGGTCAGACGGTGAGGCTGAGGGGCAAGGTGACCCAGATACAGGTGACCGGTGGTCCGACCGTCTTCACGATAACCGATGGAACGGGAATAACCTGGGCGGCCGCCTTTGAGGCCCCTGGTGTCAGGGCCTATCCCAACATAAACGTGGGCGACGTCGTCGAGATAATAGGCAAGGTGGCCTTCCACGCCGGGGAGATACAGATCGAGACCAGCGACATGGCGAGGCTATGGGGGCCGGAAGCGGCTGAGGTCAAAAAGCGCATAGAGGAGGAGCTCGACAGGAAGGCCCAGCCCCGGGACGTCGGCTTCCTTGTGGAGAGCGAGGTTCTTGAGGCCCTGAAGCCCAAGATAATGAAGGCCGCCTTCATGATAAGGCGCGCAATCTACGAGGGAAGGCCCATCCTCCTGAGGCACCACGCGGATGCGGACGGCTACACCTCGGGCCTGGCCCTTGAGTATGCGATAGTCCCGCTCATCGAGCAGGTTTCGCCTGATTCCGGCGCGAGGTGGAAGCTCTTCAAGCGCAGACCGAGCAGGGCGCCCTTCTACGAGCTGGAGGATGTCCTCAAGGACATCATATTCATGGTCGAGGACCATGAGAAGTTTGGTGACCCTCTCCCGCTCCTCGTCATAGTGGACAACGGCGGGACGAGCGAGGACATCCCGGCCTACAGGCGCATAAGGGCCTATGGGGTTCCCATAGTCGTCATAGACCACCACGATCCAAGGGAGTGGGTGAGCGAGGACAGGGCGAAGGTGGACGACTACGTTGACGTCCACGTCAACCCGCACCACATAAAGCGCGGCTACTACGAATTAACGGCCGGAATGCTGGCGACGGAGGTGGCGCGCTTCATCAACCCTGAGGTTGAGGACAGGATAAAGCACCTGCCCGCCATAGCCGGAACGGGCGACAGGAGCAAGGCCCCGGAGTTCTACCAGTACCTTGAGATAGCGAAGAAGGCCAAAGGGCTCGACGAGGAGGACCTCAAGAAGATAGCCGAGGTGATAGACCACGAGGCCTACTTCTGGAAGTTCATGGACGGGCACGGGATAATCGACGAGATACTCCTCCTGACCGGCAACCTCCAGAGGCACCGCGAGCTCATCAACGCGATTTACCCGGAGGTCAAGGAGAAGCAGGAGAAGGCATTGAGGGCCTCTCTACCGCACGTCAAGAGCGTCGTCCTGCCGAACGGCATAAGGTTCAACACGATAGACATCGAGCTCTTCGCGCCGAAGTTCTCCTACCCGAGCCCAGGAAAGCTCTCCGGGCTCATCCACGACCACTTCAAGGAGAAGTACGGCGAGGACGCGCCTATCCTGACCCTCGCCTACGGCCCGGACTTCGCGGTGGTCAGGGCGGCGGATGGAATGGCCGCTTACGGCTTCGACCTGAACGAGATAATCCCGAAGCTCCAGGAGACGCTGCCGAGTGCCGGAATAGAGGGCGGCGGCCACAGCTACGCGGGCTCAATAAAGTTCTTTGAGGGTATGAGGAAGGAAGTGCTTGAGGAGTTCGCCAAGCAGGTCGTCAGGCTGAAGAAGGCCTGA